The Winogradskyella schleiferi genome has a window encoding:
- a CDS encoding FecR family protein, translating to MKRKELIKKWLNNNLNTEEQRAFKQLADYNQLLKMDAALKDFKAPEFSTDKTYETLKPNLKSEKTNSNQWLRPLLRIAAILAIGFSIYYYTTSLDTEVGTLIAQQTTIELPDNSTVDLNANSTLTFNDHNWSDNREVKLKGEAFFKVAKGQKFDVITADGIVSVLGTQFNVKQRDAYFQVTCYEGLVGVTYNDNTVKLKPGHTFQIIDGKLLANEKENAAQPNWLRGESSFNSVPLNYVIAEFENQYDFNINTDNIDTSRLFTGSFTHNNLDLALKSVTIPLNLSYSKSGKSILLKRE from the coding sequence ATGAAACGAAAAGAACTCATAAAAAAGTGGTTGAATAATAACCTAAATACTGAAGAGCAAAGGGCTTTTAAGCAACTAGCGGATTATAACCAACTCCTAAAAATGGATGCGGCTTTAAAGGATTTTAAAGCCCCTGAATTTTCTACTGACAAAACTTACGAAACCCTAAAACCAAATCTTAAATCTGAGAAAACGAATTCAAATCAATGGTTAAGACCGTTGCTTCGAATTGCGGCAATTTTGGCTATTGGATTTAGTATTTATTATTATACTACGAGCTTAGATACTGAAGTGGGAACGCTCATAGCACAGCAAACCACGATTGAATTACCTGATAATTCTACGGTGGATTTAAATGCCAATTCAACGCTAACCTTTAATGACCATAATTGGAGTGACAATAGAGAAGTCAAACTTAAAGGTGAAGCATTTTTTAAGGTTGCCAAAGGTCAGAAATTTGATGTGATTACAGCTGACGGAATTGTTAGTGTTTTAGGCACTCAGTTTAATGTAAAACAACGTGACGCTTATTTTCAAGTGACTTGCTACGAAGGTTTAGTTGGCGTTACGTACAATGATAACACTGTAAAATTAAAACCTGGACATACCTTCCAAATTATCGATGGGAAATTACTTGCCAATGAAAAAGAAAACGCTGCCCAACCAAATTGGTTGCGTGGCGAAAGTAGTTTTAATAGTGTTCCTTTAAATTATGTGATTGCTGAGTTTGAAAATCAATATGATTTCAACATAAATACCGATAATATTGATACGTCGCGTCTATTCACTGGAAGTTTTACGCATAATAATTTAGATTTAGCCTTGAAATCTGTTACAATACCTTTAAATTTAAGCTACAGCAAATCAGGAAAATCTATTCTATTAAAGCGTGAATAA
- a CDS encoding IS3 family transposase gives MNQLYKTIGISKQAVNQYAKRQAVFDSRVSQLILEADDLREDHPGCGVEKMYNILDPDFIGRDRFIETMMGLGYRIKKKRNYKRTTIAGKKFYPNLIKGLRVNAPNVVWQSDITYLPLNGKHYYAVFIIDVYTKKIVGFIVSDNMRAQANVEALKMAIKENNAPEIHNSDRGSQYTYSKYIDLLVSNGTKISMSLSGLDNAYAERINRTIKEEYLDYWKPETFFQLKKCVAKAVKNYNEKRTHKSLPKMSPDNFEKYWSTLKPKNRPIITIFNNEVNN, from the coding sequence ATGAACCAGCTTTATAAAACCATAGGCATCAGTAAACAAGCCGTTAACCAGTATGCAAAGCGGCAAGCGGTTTTCGATAGTCGAGTGTCTCAATTAATATTAGAGGCAGATGATCTTCGGGAGGATCATCCTGGTTGTGGAGTAGAAAAGATGTACAATATATTAGATCCGGATTTTATAGGTCGAGACCGTTTTATAGAAACCATGATGGGTCTTGGTTACAGAATTAAAAAGAAAAGGAATTATAAACGCACAACAATAGCAGGTAAAAAGTTTTATCCCAACCTAATAAAAGGTCTAAGGGTAAACGCACCAAACGTGGTATGGCAATCGGACATAACCTATCTGCCGCTCAACGGAAAACACTATTACGCTGTGTTTATAATAGATGTTTATACAAAAAAGATTGTTGGGTTTATCGTATCTGATAACATGAGAGCGCAAGCGAATGTAGAAGCACTTAAAATGGCAATCAAGGAAAATAATGCACCCGAGATCCATAACTCGGACAGGGGAAGCCAATACACTTACAGTAAATACATAGACTTACTGGTAAGCAATGGCACTAAGATAAGTATGTCTTTAAGTGGACTGGACAATGCATATGCAGAACGAATCAATAGAACTATAAAAGAAGAATATTTAGATTATTGGAAACCAGAAACCTTCTTTCAATTAAAAAAATGTGTAGCAAAAGCAGTTAAGAATTATAATGAAAAAAGAACACATAAAAGTTTACCAAAAATGAGCCCAGACAATTTTGAGAAATATTGGTCAACCTTAAAACCAAAAAATAGACCCATAATTACTATTTTTAACAATGAAGTAAATAACTAA
- a CDS encoding transposase has product MKANIKLLKKKRIYSEEFKRQIVKDFESGQFSVPQLEKLHNISNTSIYSWIHKFSTFNEKGSRVVEMKNSSAQKMKEQQARIKELEAIVGRKQIKIDYLEKLIDIAEDDLSIDIKKNSNTPQSTGSEHIKKH; this is encoded by the coding sequence ATGAAAGCAAACATTAAACTATTAAAAAAGAAACGAATTTATTCTGAAGAATTTAAACGACAAATCGTAAAAGATTTTGAATCTGGTCAATTTAGCGTGCCTCAATTGGAAAAATTACACAACATAAGCAATACATCAATTTACAGTTGGATCCATAAATTTTCTACCTTTAACGAAAAAGGTTCAAGAGTTGTAGAGATGAAAAACAGTAGTGCCCAAAAGATGAAAGAACAACAAGCCCGAATAAAAGAGCTTGAAGCCATAGTTGGGCGTAAACAGATAAAGATAGATTATTTGGAGAAGCTAATTGATATTGCAGAAGACGATTTAAGTATAGATATCAAAAAAAATTCCAACACTCCGCAATCAACTGGTTCAGAACACATAAAGAAACACTAA
- a CDS encoding RNA polymerase sigma factor, with amino-acid sequence MSKPLQDNICESHLFERLYKKHAKNLHDFLYYKFGEHLNPQDQVQEAFIKLWQNCGKIAPAKAKSYLFTTANNLMLNAVAHQKVVLKFSKKPQKHSTNETPEFVLQEKEYHQKLQHAISNLTEAQRVAFLMNRIEGKRFKEIAGLLGISVKAVEKRIYGALKKLREEVDGL; translated from the coding sequence ATGAGCAAACCTTTACAAGATAATATCTGCGAATCACATCTGTTTGAACGTTTGTATAAGAAACACGCCAAGAACCTTCATGATTTTTTGTATTATAAATTCGGCGAGCACTTAAACCCACAAGATCAAGTTCAGGAAGCGTTTATTAAACTGTGGCAAAATTGTGGCAAAATTGCACCAGCTAAAGCGAAGAGTTATTTATTTACTACGGCAAACAATTTAATGCTCAATGCTGTGGCGCACCAAAAAGTGGTTTTAAAATTTAGTAAAAAACCTCAAAAACATTCAACAAACGAAACGCCTGAGTTTGTATTACAAGAAAAAGAATACCATCAAAAATTACAACATGCCATAAGTAACTTAACGGAAGCACAGCGTGTCGCTTTTTTAATGAACAGAATTGAAGGGAAACGTTTTAAGGAAATTGCAGGTTTGTTGGGCATTTCAGTAAAGGCGGTTGAAAAACGAATTTATGGTGCTTTAAAGAAGTTGCGGGAGGAAGTGGATGGACTTTAA
- a CDS encoding helicase HerA-like domain-containing protein, producing MKNSETFVKDINEGNTFKGDYITLGSAMLDGETITNTFVNVPLKTMNRHGLIAGATGTGKTKTLQVLAENLSEKGVPVLLMDIKGDLSGLAKPSPGHPKIDERHEKIGLPFEPKAFPVEVMTLSEQDGVRLRATISEFGPVLISRILDVTETQAGIISVIFKYCDDNKLPLLDLKDFKKILQYATNEGKAEFEESYGRISTASTGAILRKLIEIEQQGGDLFFGETSFDTQDLLRIDENGRGYINIIRLTDIQDRPKLFSTFMLSLLAEIYSTFPEQGDSGRPELIMFIDEAHLIFNEASDALLNQIESIVKLIRSKGVGLYFVTQNPTDVPEAVLGQLGLKVQHALRAFTAKDRKAIKLTAQNYPDTEYYDTAEVLTSLGIGEALVSALDEKGKPTPLAATMMRAPMSRMDILSESELATLLSQSQLARKYNKEIDRDSAYEMLNEKIEQAQAEEAKQKAKEEREALKRAESKRRTRTTRRQSTRMNPIVKVLTSATVIRGVLGILSKMIK from the coding sequence ATGAAGAATTCTGAAACTTTCGTAAAAGACATCAACGAAGGAAACACTTTTAAAGGCGACTATATTACCTTGGGTTCTGCCATGCTCGATGGTGAAACGATAACCAATACCTTTGTGAATGTGCCGCTAAAAACCATGAACAGACACGGTCTCATTGCTGGAGCAACAGGAACTGGAAAAACGAAAACACTTCAAGTATTAGCTGAAAATCTATCCGAAAAAGGTGTTCCTGTTTTGTTAATGGACATTAAAGGCGATTTAAGTGGCTTAGCCAAACCAAGTCCTGGACATCCAAAAATTGATGAACGTCACGAAAAAATAGGTTTGCCTTTTGAACCTAAAGCGTTTCCAGTAGAAGTGATGACATTGTCTGAGCAAGATGGTGTAAGATTGAGAGCAACAATCAGTGAGTTTGGACCTGTTTTAATTTCAAGAATATTGGATGTTACGGAAACCCAAGCCGGAATTATTTCTGTTATATTTAAATATTGCGATGACAACAAGTTGCCTTTGCTGGATCTTAAGGATTTCAAGAAAATTTTACAATATGCCACTAATGAAGGTAAAGCCGAATTTGAAGAATCCTATGGTCGTATTTCTACAGCTTCAACAGGAGCGATTCTTAGAAAACTTATTGAAATAGAACAACAAGGTGGCGATTTGTTCTTTGGAGAAACCTCATTTGATACTCAAGATTTGTTGCGTATCGATGAAAATGGAAGAGGTTATATCAATATTATTCGGTTAACGGATATTCAAGATCGACCGAAATTGTTTTCGACTTTTATGTTGAGTTTATTGGCTGAAATATATTCTACATTTCCGGAACAAGGCGATAGTGGACGTCCGGAATTGATCATGTTTATTGACGAGGCCCATTTAATTTTTAATGAAGCTTCTGATGCATTATTAAATCAGATTGAAAGTATTGTAAAACTGATTCGTAGCAAAGGTGTTGGGCTCTATTTTGTGACCCAGAATCCAACGGATGTTCCAGAGGCGGTTTTGGGACAATTAGGTCTAAAAGTGCAACATGCTTTAAGGGCATTTACGGCAAAAGATAGAAAAGCGATTAAATTAACGGCTCAGAATTATCCTGATACGGAATATTACGATACAGCAGAAGTGCTGACTTCACTTGGTATTGGAGAGGCTTTAGTCTCAGCTTTGGATGAAAAAGGAAAACCAACCCCTTTGGCTGCAACCATGATGCGTGCACCAATGAGCAGAATGGATATTTTATCTGAATCTGAACTTGCAACGCTTTTATCTCAATCTCAACTCGCTAGAAAATATAATAAAGAAATCGATAGGGATAGTGCTTACGAAATGCTGAATGAAAAAATTGAGCAGGCACAGGCTGAAGAAGCGAAGCAGAAAGCTAAAGAAGAGCGAGAAGCTTTAAAACGTGCAGAGAGCAAAAGAAGAACAAGGACTACAAGAAGACAAAGTACACGAATGAACCCTATTGTAAAGGTTTTGACGAGTGCAACCGTAATACGAGGCGTTCTGGGAATATTAAGTAAAATGATCAAATAA
- a CDS encoding cupin domain-containing protein: MQKKKKYKIQNSPFIVPTDDGKIIKEHFGNATDGNSEISIAHMVAPPGWSEPFQTPEFDEYTFIIKGRKQFIIEGETIILEAGHSIKVEKNTRLQYSNPFTEPCEYLAICLPAFSIEAVNREDQ, from the coding sequence ATGCAAAAAAAGAAAAAATACAAAATTCAAAATTCGCCCTTTATAGTTCCTACCGATGATGGTAAAATTATCAAAGAACATTTTGGAAATGCCACTGACGGCAATTCCGAAATAAGTATTGCACACATGGTAGCTCCTCCTGGATGGTCAGAGCCTTTCCAGACACCAGAATTTGACGAATACACGTTTATCATCAAGGGTAGAAAGCAGTTCATTATAGAAGGAGAAACCATTATCTTAGAAGCTGGACATTCCATTAAAGTAGAAAAAAATACCAGATTACAATATTCAAACCCCTTCACGGAACCTTGCGAGTATTTAGCGATTTGCCTACCTGCATTTTCAATCGAAGCTGTTAACAGAGAAGACCAATAG
- a CDS encoding alpha/beta fold hydrolase, which translates to MSSFVVKSIGSALNATSLISSKYAAKKAINLFASPRKGRYNDDQKRIIDSAFFEDICYNNMEIATYRWVGKGKTVLLMHGWESNTARWEYILNDLKAQDYNIVALDAPAHGRSDGKQFNAVLYSEFINAVAKKFQPEVLIGHSVGGMASVFCMYHYQLPSVKKMILLGAPAHFTGVFDRYKNMMGYNKRISSGLDAIVLKRFEKPVSYFSAANFTESIKAEGLVIHDKNDKIIPYEDGQLIASRYKNSEFISTTGFGHGLKDESLTPKIIQFIND; encoded by the coding sequence ATGAGTAGTTTCGTTGTCAAATCGATTGGAAGTGCTCTAAATGCAACGAGTTTAATTTCTTCAAAATATGCAGCTAAAAAAGCTATAAACTTATTTGCTTCACCTCGAAAAGGACGTTATAATGATGACCAAAAACGCATCATTGATTCCGCTTTTTTTGAAGACATATGTTATAACAATATGGAGATCGCCACGTATCGTTGGGTTGGCAAAGGCAAAACTGTTTTATTGATGCATGGTTGGGAAAGTAATACAGCACGTTGGGAGTATATTCTAAACGATTTAAAAGCGCAAGACTATAATATAGTAGCTTTAGATGCACCAGCTCATGGAAGGTCTGACGGCAAACAATTTAATGCGGTTTTATATTCTGAATTTATAAATGCGGTGGCTAAAAAATTTCAACCAGAGGTTTTAATTGGACATTCCGTTGGAGGTATGGCAAGTGTATTTTGTATGTATCATTATCAATTACCTTCCGTTAAAAAAATGATTTTACTTGGTGCTCCTGCCCATTTTACAGGTGTTTTTGACCGCTATAAAAATATGATGGGTTACAACAAAAGGATTTCAAGTGGTTTAGATGCAATTGTATTAAAGCGTTTTGAAAAACCCGTCTCTTACTTTTCTGCAGCAAACTTTACGGAATCGATTAAGGCCGAAGGTTTAGTTATTCATGATAAGAATGATAAGATTATTCCTTACGAGGATGGGCAATTGATTGCTAGCCGCTATAAAAATTCTGAATTTATTTCTACTACAGGTTTTGGGCATGGACTGAAGGATGAATCTTTAACGCCTAAGATTATTCAATTTATAAATGACTAA
- the rluF gene encoding 23S rRNA pseudouridine(2604) synthase RluF has translation MSENLTRLNKYLSEAGYCSRRAADRLIEAGRVTINDVVPEMGTKVASEDVVKVDGEIIGERKQDFVYLAFNKPVGIVCTTDTRVEKDNIIDYINYPKRIFPIGRLDKPSEGLILLTDDGDIVNKILRASNNHEKEYIVTVDQPISQTFVERMAGGIYLEDLGKRTKKCVVKKIDKFTFSIILTQGLNRQIRRMCDYLNYEVQTLKRVRIMNIKLDMPLGNYRELTKEEFKTLTKLISESTKTYDPDQLNPRKSRR, from the coding sequence ATGTCAGAAAACCTTACACGTCTCAATAAATACCTCAGTGAAGCCGGTTATTGCTCACGTAGAGCAGCCGATCGTTTAATCGAAGCTGGTAGAGTTACCATTAACGATGTGGTACCAGAAATGGGAACCAAAGTAGCATCGGAAGATGTGGTAAAAGTTGATGGTGAAATTATTGGCGAACGTAAACAAGACTTTGTCTATTTAGCGTTTAATAAACCGGTTGGCATTGTTTGTACCACAGATACACGTGTTGAAAAGGATAATATTATAGATTACATCAATTATCCAAAACGTATTTTTCCAATAGGAAGATTAGATAAGCCAAGTGAAGGATTGATATTATTGACTGATGATGGCGATATCGTCAATAAAATTTTGCGTGCCAGCAATAATCACGAAAAAGAATACATTGTAACAGTTGACCAGCCGATTTCGCAAACCTTTGTTGAACGTATGGCTGGCGGAATTTATCTCGAAGACTTAGGAAAGCGCACCAAAAAATGTGTGGTTAAAAAGATTGATAAATTCACGTTTAGTATTATTCTAACACAGGGCTTAAACAGGCAAATTCGAAGAATGTGCGACTATCTCAATTACGAGGTACAAACACTAAAACGTGTTCGAATTATGAATATTAAACTCGATATGCCATTAGGAAACTATAGAGAATTAACTAAAGAAGAGTTTAAAACGTTGACAAAATTGATCAGTGAGTCTACAAAAACTTACGATCCAGATCAACTTAATCCTAGAAAAAGCAGACGTTAA
- a CDS encoding YybH family protein, with product MKPILSILLLFSILSFSQNDYADSDTNPYGLPNPEAPQQIKDYQALIGKCNCKSVSRNPDQTWADPVDMTWEWKYIMNGMAVQDETIKADGKHSGSIRQFIADSSKWYVHYYSSGSPSAKLPTWEGNKSEDGKIVLYRDQKAPNGADGYFRLTFYDISDLGYKWIGAWTDKTEKTVFPTWKIDCKRETKSTSDLEIIKENIKAFSKAYMNGNIDVLVDMYTEDGKIFPNNRQIMSGKTELKSYWALPKDVKILHHKVTPSEIQIENDIAYDYGYYEGKTLTKEKKEVSWHGKYVIIWKKLNGEWKIYLDIWNSVTK from the coding sequence ATGAAACCAATACTATCTATTCTACTTCTATTTTCAATCCTCAGTTTTTCTCAAAATGATTATGCTGATTCGGACACCAATCCTTATGGATTACCGAATCCTGAAGCACCGCAACAAATTAAGGATTATCAAGCTTTAATAGGTAAGTGTAACTGTAAATCCGTATCTCGAAATCCAGACCAAACTTGGGCTGATCCCGTAGATATGACATGGGAATGGAAATACATAATGAACGGCATGGCAGTTCAGGATGAGACAATAAAGGCAGATGGAAAACATTCGGGTAGCATACGTCAGTTTATTGCAGACAGCAGTAAATGGTATGTGCATTATTATTCAAGTGGATCACCATCTGCGAAACTACCAACTTGGGAGGGCAACAAATCAGAAGATGGTAAAATTGTCTTATATCGCGACCAAAAAGCACCAAATGGAGCAGATGGTTATTTTAGATTAACGTTTTATGATATTAGTGATTTAGGCTACAAATGGATTGGAGCATGGACAGACAAAACTGAGAAGACTGTCTTTCCTACTTGGAAAATCGATTGTAAACGAGAAACAAAATCTACTTCAGATTTAGAAATAATCAAAGAAAATATTAAAGCGTTTTCAAAAGCCTATATGAATGGAAATATTGATGTTTTGGTAGATATGTACACCGAAGATGGAAAAATATTTCCTAATAATAGACAGATTATGTCTGGTAAAACAGAACTGAAATCTTACTGGGCATTACCAAAAGACGTAAAGATCCTTCACCATAAAGTCACGCCATCTGAAATACAAATAGAAAATGACATAGCATATGATTACGGCTATTATGAAGGCAAAACCTTAACAAAAGAAAAAAAAGAAGTCTCATGGCATGGCAAATATGTGATTATTTGGAAAAAGTTAAATGGAGAATGGAAAATATATTTGGATATTTGGAACAGCGTCACTAAATAA
- a CDS encoding VOC family protein, producing the protein MSKLSPFHLAIPVNNLSECRNFYTNILNFEEGRSSDHWVDYNFFGHQLVIHYKEKIEEDSHSNPVDGKDVPVPHFGVVLEWNKFWEFAELLKSKDIKFIIEPYIRFEGKVGEQATMFFKDPSGNALEFKAFKDIGQLFAK; encoded by the coding sequence ATGTCTAAGCTTTCACCCTTCCATTTGGCCATTCCTGTGAATAATCTTTCAGAATGCAGAAACTTCTACACTAATATTTTAAATTTTGAAGAAGGCCGAAGTAGCGACCATTGGGTCGATTATAATTTCTTTGGTCATCAGTTGGTTATTCATTATAAAGAAAAGATAGAAGAAGATTCACATTCCAATCCTGTTGATGGTAAAGATGTGCCTGTGCCACATTTCGGAGTGGTTTTAGAGTGGAACAAATTTTGGGAATTTGCAGAATTGTTAAAGTCGAAAGACATCAAATTCATTATCGAGCCTTATATAAGATTTGAAGGTAAAGTTGGAGAACAAGCTACTATGTTTTTTAAAGACCCATCAGGCAATGCTTTGGAGTTTAAAGCGTTTAAGGATATTGGTCAGTTGTTTGCTAAGTAA
- a CDS encoding YwaF family protein — translation MELGSLFIVLAKVTIGSFQHIFPILIAAGFTIILIKYSKKNFGLFQKQSAVHYLGWFVSVTLIAFHAYRMLFDNYNFKTDLPLYLCSLLALLIPIFTYYRKYWMFEILVFWIIGGTLQAVITPDITDGFPSFDYFRYWIIHLGLLAIIFYFIFVFKMKPTLSSVFKSFLALQLYVVIMIGINYLLHSNYFYLNEKPKSASLLDYFGEWPYYILIGQLIIIPLFLLIYLPFHLSKRKKIT, via the coding sequence ATGGAATTAGGATCCTTATTTATTGTGCTCGCAAAAGTTACAATAGGTAGTTTTCAACATATATTTCCTATTCTTATTGCTGCTGGCTTTACTATTATTCTAATAAAATATTCCAAAAAGAATTTCGGCTTATTTCAAAAACAGAGCGCTGTTCATTATTTAGGATGGTTTGTTTCTGTAACGCTTATTGCGTTTCATGCCTATCGCATGCTTTTCGATAATTATAATTTCAAAACAGATTTACCGCTTTATCTCTGTAGCTTATTAGCATTGTTGATTCCGATTTTTACGTATTATCGTAAGTATTGGATGTTCGAGATTTTGGTGTTTTGGATCATTGGTGGCACACTACAAGCCGTAATAACGCCAGATATAACTGACGGGTTCCCGAGTTTTGATTATTTCAGATACTGGATAATTCATTTAGGGTTGCTCGCTATTATCTTCTACTTCATATTTGTTTTCAAGATGAAACCGACATTGAGCAGTGTTTTTAAATCTTTTTTGGCGCTTCAGCTTTATGTGGTTATTATGATCGGAATCAATTACCTGCTCCATTCGAATTATTTCTACTTGAATGAAAAACCTAAGTCAGCCTCTTTGTTAGATTATTTTGGAGAATGGCCTTATTATATATTGATTGGACAGTTGATAATCATTCCTTTGTTTTTGCTGATTTATTTGCCGTTTCATCTTTCTAAACGAAAAAAAATTACTTAG
- a CDS encoding bifunctional 5,10-methylenetetrahydrofolate dehydrogenase/5,10-methenyltetrahydrofolate cyclohydrolase, producing MTILDGKKVSNDIKNEIKAEVDKMKANDEKVPHLAAVIVGNDGASLTYVGSKVRACERVGFESTMVRLSNTTSEIELLDKIDELNNNDAIDGFIIQLPLPPQINTQKVLMAVDPNKDVDGFHPMNFGKMALDMSTFIPATPFGILELLDRYGVETKGKHTVVIGRSHIVGRPMSILMGRKGFPGNSTVTLTHSHTKNITQITSQADIIISALGIPKFLKAEMVKDDVVIIDVGITRVPDDSKKGYYITGDVDFDKVSKKASYITPVPGGVGPMTIAMLLKNTLLAREQHRKHNRS from the coding sequence ATGACCATTCTTGATGGAAAAAAAGTAAGCAACGACATTAAAAACGAAATCAAAGCGGAAGTCGATAAGATGAAAGCGAATGATGAAAAAGTTCCGCATTTAGCAGCTGTAATAGTTGGTAATGATGGTGCAAGTTTAACCTATGTGGGCAGCAAAGTAAGGGCTTGCGAACGTGTTGGTTTTGAATCTACAATGGTGCGATTATCTAACACAACCAGTGAAATTGAGCTATTAGATAAGATTGATGAGCTAAATAATAATGACGCTATTGATGGATTTATTATTCAGTTACCCTTGCCTCCTCAAATAAATACCCAAAAAGTATTGATGGCCGTAGATCCCAATAAAGATGTGGATGGATTTCACCCGATGAACTTTGGAAAAATGGCTTTAGATATGTCCACTTTTATACCAGCAACACCATTCGGGATTTTAGAACTGCTAGATCGTTATGGTGTAGAAACCAAAGGCAAACATACCGTTGTTATTGGCCGTTCGCACATTGTTGGTCGCCCAATGAGTATTTTAATGGGACGTAAAGGTTTTCCCGGGAATTCAACCGTGACTTTAACGCATAGCCACACTAAAAACATTACACAGATTACCTCACAAGCAGATATTATTATTTCGGCATTGGGAATTCCTAAATTTTTAAAAGCTGAAATGGTCAAAGATGACGTTGTGATTATTGATGTTGGAATTACAAGAGTTCCAGATGATTCTAAAAAAGGATATTATATTACTGGTGATGTAGATTTTGATAAAGTCAGCAAAAAAGCAAGTTATATTACACCAGTTCCTGGAGGCGTAGGACCGATGACGATTGCCATGTTGTTGAAAAATACTTTATTGGCTAGAGAGCAACACAGAAAGCATAATAGGTCATAA
- a CDS encoding four helix bundle protein, producing the protein MDFKKLLAYQKAFDLAMLIFEISKTFPKEETYSLTDQIRRSSRSVNANIAEAYRKRRYPKHFISKLTDADGENSETNTWLDFTLNCDYLTIEQHNNLSNQGIEIGKLINYMINNPGKFGVKEG; encoded by the coding sequence ATGGATTTTAAGAAATTACTGGCTTATCAAAAAGCATTTGATTTAGCAATGTTAATTTTTGAAATTTCAAAGACATTTCCAAAAGAAGAAACTTATTCTTTAACAGATCAAATTAGAAGAAGTTCTCGTTCGGTTAATGCTAATATTGCTGAAGCTTATAGGAAAAGGAGATATCCTAAACATTTTATTAGTAAATTGACTGATGCTGATGGCGAAAATTCTGAGACCAATACATGGTTAGATTTTACACTGAACTGTGACTATCTAACAATTGAACAACATAATAATTTATCAAATCAAGGAATTGAAATAGGTAAATTAATAAATTACATGATTAATAACCCAGGTAAATTCGGAGTAAAAGAAGGGTAA